From a single Pseudomonas serboccidentalis genomic region:
- a CDS encoding polysaccharide lyase family 7 protein: MIDLATWNLSVPVGSPPYTVETEKLVNGFKDQYFHSDTGTLFFWSPVTGSKTENAIYPRTELRETYSNGTLRNWYYPDADNLLRATLAVNKVPSSGKIVIGQIHAYESQRPMVKLEYQYKEATQTGNLVIKVRMHPDDAESRVITLATGIKLNNEFNYLIHLSPGGALGVSAAGYQWDSQISATWRDKPLYFKAGVYVQDNTGYTSEGGQVTFSKLDIDHDK; the protein is encoded by the coding sequence ATGATCGATCTCGCAACCTGGAACCTCAGCGTTCCCGTTGGCAGTCCGCCATACACCGTCGAAACCGAAAAACTGGTGAACGGCTTCAAAGATCAATACTTCCATTCCGACACCGGCACCCTGTTCTTCTGGTCGCCGGTCACCGGCTCCAAAACCGAAAACGCCATCTACCCGCGCACCGAACTGCGCGAAACCTACAGCAACGGCACCCTGCGCAACTGGTACTACCCGGACGCCGACAACCTGCTGCGTGCCACCCTTGCAGTGAACAAGGTGCCCAGCTCCGGCAAGATCGTCATCGGCCAGATCCACGCCTATGAAAGCCAGCGCCCGATGGTCAAGCTCGAATACCAATACAAGGAAGCAACCCAGACGGGCAACCTGGTAATCAAAGTCCGCATGCACCCCGATGACGCAGAAAGCCGCGTCATCACCCTCGCCACCGGGATCAAACTGAACAACGAATTCAACTACCTCATCCACTTGAGCCCCGGCGGTGCGTTGGGCGTGAGTGCGGCGGGTTATCAGTGGGATTCACAGATCAGCGCCACCTGGCGCGACAAGCCGTTGTACTTCAAGGCCGGGGTGTATGTGCAGGACAACACCGGGTACACCAGTGAGGGGGGGCAGGTGACCTTCTCCAAGCTCGACATCGATCACGACAAATAA
- the fba gene encoding class II fructose-bisphosphate aldolase (catalyzes the reversible aldol condensation of dihydroxyacetonephosphate and glyceraldehyde 3-phosphate in the Calvin cycle, glycolysis, and/or gluconeogenesis), which yields MALISMRQMLDHAAEFGYGVPAFNVNNLEQMRAIMEAADKTDSPVIVQASAGARKYAGAPFLRHLILAAIEEFPHIPVCMHQDHGTSPDVCQRSIQLGFSSVMMDGSLGEDGKTPTDYEYNVRVTQQTVAMAHACGVSVEGELGCLGSLETGMAGEEDGIGAEGVLDHSQMLTDPEEAADFVKKTQVDALAIAIGTSHGAYKFTKPPTGDVLAIDRIKEIHKRIPNTHLVMHGSSSVPQEWLAIINQYGGDIKETYGVPVEEIVEGIKYGVRKVNIDTDLRLASTGAMRRLMATNPSEFDPRKFFGATVTAMRDVCIARYEAFGTAGNASKIKPISLEAMFQRYLKGELNAKVN from the coding sequence ATGGCACTTATCAGCATGCGCCAGATGTTGGACCACGCAGCCGAGTTCGGCTACGGCGTTCCAGCCTTCAACGTCAACAACCTTGAGCAGATGCGCGCCATCATGGAAGCCGCTGACAAGACTGACTCCCCGGTGATCGTCCAGGCTTCGGCCGGCGCCCGTAAATACGCTGGTGCGCCGTTCCTGCGTCACCTGATCCTGGCCGCGATCGAAGAATTCCCGCACATCCCGGTGTGCATGCACCAGGACCACGGCACCAGCCCTGACGTCTGCCAGCGCTCCATCCAACTGGGCTTCAGCTCGGTGATGATGGACGGTTCCCTGGGCGAAGACGGCAAAACCCCGACCGATTACGAATACAACGTCCGTGTGACTCAGCAGACCGTCGCCATGGCTCACGCCTGCGGCGTTTCGGTTGAAGGCGAGCTGGGCTGCCTGGGTTCGCTGGAAACCGGCATGGCCGGTGAAGAAGACGGCATCGGCGCTGAAGGCGTTCTGGATCACAGCCAGATGCTGACCGACCCGGAAGAAGCCGCAGACTTCGTCAAGAAGACACAAGTTGATGCCCTGGCCATCGCCATCGGCACCAGCCACGGCGCCTACAAATTCACCAAGCCACCTACCGGCGACGTGCTGGCGATCGACCGCATCAAGGAAATCCACAAGCGCATCCCGAACACTCACTTGGTGATGCACGGTTCCTCGTCCGTGCCACAAGAGTGGCTGGCGATCATCAACCAGTACGGCGGCGACATCAAAGAAACCTACGGCGTACCGGTTGAAGAAATCGTCGAAGGCATCAAGTACGGCGTGCGCAAGGTCAACATCGACACCGACCTGCGCCTGGCATCCACCGGTGCGATGCGTCGCCTGATGGCCACCAACCCGAGCGAATTCGACCCACGTAAATTCTTCGGCGCCACCGTGACCGCGATGCGTGACGTGTGTATCGCTCGTTATGAAGCGTTCGGCACTGCCGGTAATGCTTCGAAGATCAAACCGATCTCGTTGGAAGCGATGTTCCAGCGTTATCTGAAGGGTGAGTTGAACGCCAAGGTTAACTAA
- a CDS encoding MliC family protein: MKGLIAIAALALLGGCAQMNLFQSSAPADSWTTWTCDSQAKVLWRYTDAGQKEVDVRLGGGDQVYRLKEEPGASGTLYSDGMLAFHVKGEEGLVYWVATNDLIGRGCKAQ, encoded by the coding sequence ATGAAAGGCTTGATCGCCATTGCGGCATTGGCATTGTTGGGCGGTTGCGCGCAGATGAACCTGTTTCAGTCGTCCGCCCCTGCGGACAGCTGGACGACATGGACCTGCGACAGCCAGGCCAAAGTGCTGTGGCGCTACACCGATGCCGGCCAGAAGGAAGTCGATGTTCGACTCGGCGGCGGTGATCAGGTCTATCGCCTGAAAGAAGAGCCGGGCGCTTCGGGCACGCTGTACAGCGACGGCATGCTGGCGTTTCACGTCAAGGGTGAGGAAGGCCTGGTGTACTGGGTCGCCACCAATGATTTGATCGGCCGCGGCTGCAAGGCGCAGTAA
- a CDS encoding phosphoglycerate kinase has translation MTVLKMSDLDLQGKRVLIREDLNVPVKDGVVTSDARILASLPTIKLALEKGAAVMVCSHLGRPTEGEFSAENSLKPVADYLSKALGREVPLVADYLGGVDVKAGDIVLFENVRFNKGEKKNADELAQQYAALCDVFVMDAFGTAHRAEGSTHGVAKFAKVAAAGPLLAAELDALGKALGAPAKPMAAIVAGSKVSTKLDVLNSLSQICDQLIVGGGIANTFLAAAGHPVGKSLYEPDLLDTARAIAAKVSVPLPVDVVVAKEFAESAEATVKLIADVAADDMILDIGPQTAANFAELLKSSKTILWNGPVGVFEFDQFGNGTKVLAQAIADSAAFSIAGGGDTLAAIDKYGVAEQISYISTGGGAFLEFVEGKVLPAVEVLESRAKA, from the coding sequence ATGACCGTGTTGAAGATGTCCGACCTCGATCTGCAAGGTAAGCGCGTATTGATCCGCGAAGACCTCAACGTCCCAGTCAAGGACGGTGTTGTCACCAGCGATGCGCGTATCCTGGCTTCGCTGCCGACCATCAAGCTGGCCTTGGAAAAAGGTGCGGCGGTGATGGTCTGCTCGCACCTGGGCCGTCCGACCGAAGGCGAGTTCTCCGCCGAGAACAGCCTCAAGCCGGTCGCTGACTACCTGAGCAAGGCCCTGGGCCGTGAAGTGCCGCTGGTGGCCGATTACCTGGGCGGCGTTGACGTCAAGGCTGGCGACATCGTGCTGTTCGAAAACGTGCGCTTCAACAAGGGCGAGAAAAAGAACGCCGACGAACTGGCCCAGCAATACGCTGCCCTGTGCGACGTGTTCGTGATGGACGCTTTCGGCACCGCTCACCGCGCCGAAGGTTCGACCCACGGCGTGGCCAAGTTCGCCAAAGTCGCCGCTGCAGGCCCGCTGCTGGCCGCTGAACTGGACGCACTGGGCAAGGCGCTGGGTGCGCCGGCCAAGCCGATGGCGGCCATCGTTGCCGGCTCCAAGGTCTCGACCAAACTCGACGTACTCAACAGCCTGAGCCAGATCTGCGATCAACTGATCGTCGGCGGCGGCATCGCCAACACCTTCCTGGCGGCTGCCGGTCACCCGGTCGGCAAGTCGCTGTACGAGCCAGACCTGCTGGATACTGCGCGCGCCATCGCCGCCAAAGTCAGCGTGCCGCTGCCGGTTGACGTCGTGGTAGCCAAGGAATTCGCCGAAAGCGCCGAAGCGACCGTCAAGTTGATCGCTGACGTCGCAGCGGACGACATGATCCTGGACATCGGCCCACAAACCGCTGCCAACTTCGCCGAACTGCTGAAATCGTCGAAAACCATTCTGTGGAACGGTCCGGTCGGCGTGTTCGAATTCGACCAGTTCGGCAACGGCACCAAAGTGCTGGCCCAGGCCATCGCTGACAGCGCCGCGTTCTCCATCGCCGGCGGTGGCGACACCCTGGCGGCCATCGATAAATATGGCGTGGCCGAGCAAATCTCCTACATTTCCACCGGTGGTGGCGCGTTCCTCGAATTCGTCGAAGGCAAGGTACTGCCAGCCGTTGAAGTCCTGGAAAGCCGGGCCAAGGCCTGA
- the epd gene encoding erythrose-4-phosphate dehydrogenase, giving the protein MPQPRPYKVALNGYGRIGRCVLRALFERGEKAGFEIVAINDLADMASIEYLTRFDSTHGRFPGEVRVEGDCLHINGDCVKVLRSATPEGIDWASLGVDLVLECSGAYNTREDGQRFLDAGAPRVLFSQPMASEADVDATIVYGVNQDCLTGDELLVSNASCTTNCGVPLLRLLDKAIGLDYVSITTIHSAMNDQPVIDAYHHEDLRRTRSAFQSVIPVSTGLARGIERLLPELAGRIQAKAVRVPTVNVSCLDITMQTATATDANEVNRILREAATNGPLKGLLAYTELPHASCDFNHDPHSAIVDASQTRVSGPKLVNILAWFDNEWGFANRMLDVAEHYLHTAISKKPAL; this is encoded by the coding sequence ATGCCTCAACCGCGTCCCTACAAAGTTGCACTCAACGGCTACGGCCGGATTGGTCGTTGCGTCTTGCGTGCGTTGTTCGAGCGTGGCGAGAAGGCCGGGTTTGAAATTGTCGCGATCAACGATCTGGCGGACATGGCCAGCATCGAATACCTGACACGCTTTGACTCCACCCATGGCCGCTTTCCCGGCGAAGTGCGGGTCGAGGGCGATTGTCTGCATATTAATGGCGACTGCGTGAAGGTCCTGCGCAGTGCCACCCCCGAAGGCATCGATTGGGCGTCGCTGGGCGTCGATCTGGTGCTCGAATGCTCCGGTGCCTATAACACCCGTGAAGACGGCCAGCGTTTCCTCGACGCCGGCGCACCACGCGTGCTGTTTTCACAGCCGATGGCCAGCGAGGCGGATGTCGACGCCACCATCGTCTACGGCGTCAATCAGGATTGCCTGACCGGCGATGAGCTGCTGGTGTCCAACGCCTCCTGCACCACCAACTGCGGCGTGCCGCTGTTACGCCTGCTGGACAAGGCAATCGGCCTGGATTACGTGTCGATCACCACGATTCACTCGGCGATGAACGATCAACCGGTGATCGACGCCTATCACCACGAAGACCTGCGCCGCACCCGTTCGGCGTTCCAGTCGGTGATCCCGGTGTCCACTGGTCTGGCGCGAGGCATCGAGCGCCTGCTGCCGGAACTTGCCGGGCGAATTCAGGCCAAAGCCGTACGCGTGCCGACGGTCAACGTGTCCTGCCTCGACATCACGATGCAGACCGCCACGGCGACCGACGCCAACGAGGTCAACCGGATCCTGCGCGAGGCCGCCACCAATGGCCCGCTCAAAGGCTTGCTGGCTTACACCGAGTTGCCGCACGCCAGCTGTGATTTCAACCATGACCCACATTCGGCCATCGTCGATGCCAGTCAGACCCGTGTATCCGGTCCCAAGCTGGTGAACATCCTGGCCTGGTTCGACAACGAATGGGGTTTTGCCAACCGAATGCTGGACGTTGCAGAACACTATCTGCATACAGCGATTTCAAAAAAACCTGCTCTCTAA
- the tkt gene encoding transketolase produces MPSRRERANAIRALSMDAVQKANSGHPGAPMGMADIAEVLWRDYLKHNPSNPSFADRDRFVLSNGHGSMLIYSLLHLTGYDLSIEDLKQFRQLHSRTPGHPEFGYTPGVETTTGPLGQGLANAVGFALAEKVMGAQFNRPGHNIVDHHTYVFLGDGCMMEGISHEVASLAGTLGLGKLIAFYDDNGISIDGEVEGWFTDDTPKRFEAYNWQVIRNVDGHDPEEIKTAIETARKSPLPTLICCKTTIGFGSPNKQGKEDCHGAPLGDAEIALTRQALNWNYGPFEIPADIYAEWDAKEKGRAAEAEWDQRFAAYSAAFPTEANELIRRLSGELPADFAEKASAYIAEVAAKGETIASRKASQNTLNAFGPLLPELLGGSADLAGSNLTLWKGCKGVNAEDASGNYMYYGVREFGMTAIMNGVTLHGGLVPYGATFLMFMEYARNAVRMSALMKQRVIHVYTHDSIGLGEDGPTHQPIEQLTSLRTTPNLDTWRPADAVESAVAWKNALERKDGPSALIFSRQNLQHQERDAAQIADISRGGYVLKDCAGEPELILIATGSEVGLAVQAYDKLTEQGRKVRVVSMPCTSVFDAQDAGYKQSVLPLQVSARIAIEAAHADFWFKYVGLEGRVIGMTTYGESAPASALFEEFGFTLENILGQAEELLED; encoded by the coding sequence ATGCCTAGCCGTCGTGAGCGTGCCAACGCCATTCGTGCCCTCAGCATGGATGCCGTGCAAAAAGCCAACAGCGGCCATCCCGGTGCCCCTATGGGTATGGCAGATATCGCCGAAGTGCTTTGGCGCGACTACCTCAAGCACAACCCGAGCAATCCATCGTTCGCCGACCGTGACCGCTTCGTGCTGTCCAACGGCCATGGCTCGATGTTGATCTACTCGCTGTTGCACCTGACCGGTTACGACCTGTCGATCGAAGACCTCAAGCAGTTCCGTCAACTGCACAGCCGCACCCCGGGTCACCCGGAATTCGGCTATACCCCAGGCGTCGAGACCACCACCGGCCCACTGGGTCAGGGTCTGGCCAACGCCGTGGGTTTCGCGCTGGCAGAAAAAGTCATGGGCGCGCAGTTCAACCGTCCTGGCCACAACATCGTCGACCACCACACCTACGTGTTCCTGGGTGATGGCTGCATGATGGAAGGTATTTCCCACGAAGTCGCTTCCCTGGCCGGTACCCTGGGCCTGGGCAAGCTGATCGCCTTCTACGATGACAACGGCATCTCCATCGATGGCGAAGTCGAAGGCTGGTTCACCGACGACACGCCGAAGCGTTTCGAAGCCTACAACTGGCAGGTGATTCGCAACGTCGACGGTCATGATCCGGAAGAGATCAAGACCGCCATCGAAACCGCGCGCAAGAGCCCGCTGCCGACCCTGATCTGCTGCAAGACCACCATCGGTTTCGGTTCGCCGAACAAGCAGGGCAAAGAAGACTGCCACGGTGCCCCGCTGGGTGACGCGGAAATCGCCCTGACCCGTCAGGCGCTGAACTGGAACTACGGTCCGTTCGAAATCCCGGCCGACATTTATGCCGAGTGGGACGCCAAGGAAAAAGGTCGCGCGGCCGAAGCCGAGTGGGATCAGCGTTTCGCTGCCTACTCCGCCGCGTTCCCGACCGAAGCCAACGAGCTGATCCGTCGTCTGAGCGGCGAGCTGCCGGCTGACTTCGCGGAAAAAGCCTCGGCCTACATCGCTGAAGTGGCGGCCAAGGGCGAAACCATCGCCAGCCGTAAAGCCAGCCAGAACACCCTGAACGCGTTCGGCCCGCTGCTGCCGGAACTGCTCGGCGGTTCGGCTGACCTGGCCGGTTCCAACCTGACCCTGTGGAAAGGTTGCAAAGGCGTCAACGCTGAAGACGCCAGCGGCAACTACATGTACTACGGTGTGCGCGAATTCGGCATGACCGCGATCATGAACGGCGTCACCCTGCACGGCGGCCTGGTGCCTTACGGCGCGACCTTCCTGATGTTCATGGAATACGCTCGCAACGCGGTGCGCATGTCCGCACTGATGAAGCAGCGCGTGATCCACGTCTACACCCACGACTCCATCGGTCTGGGTGAAGACGGCCCGACGCACCAGCCAATCGAGCAACTGACCAGCCTGCGTACCACGCCGAACCTCGACACCTGGCGTCCAGCCGATGCCGTTGAATCGGCGGTGGCCTGGAAAAACGCGCTGGAGCGTAAAGACGGCCCGTCGGCGCTGATCTTCTCGCGTCAGAACCTGCAGCACCAAGAGCGTGACGCTGCCCAGATCGCCGATATCAGCCGCGGTGGCTACGTGTTGAAGGACTGCGCAGGCGAGCCTGAGCTGATCCTGATCGCGACCGGTTCGGAAGTCGGTCTGGCCGTTCAGGCCTACGACAAACTGACCGAACAAGGCCGCAAGGTGCGCGTGGTTTCCATGCCTTGCACCAGCGTGTTCGATGCCCAGGACGCTGGCTACAAGCAATCGGTTCTGCCGTTGCAGGTCAGCGCGCGTATCGCGATCGAAGCGGCCCACGCCGACTTCTGGTTCAAGTACGTGGGTCTGGAAGGTCGCGTGATCGGCATGACCACTTACGGCGAATCGGCTCCGGCGTCGGCACTGTTCGAAGAATTCGGCTTCACCCTGGAAAACATCCTGGGTCAGGCTGAAGAGCTGCTGGAAGACTAA
- a CDS encoding ArsR/SmtB family transcription factor translates to MNLRVPSIRHDDCDELAALCKAGGDPLRLNVLRALANDSFGVLELAQIFGIGQSGMSHHLKVLAQADLVATRREGNAIFYRRALPHTELLGGKLHAALLEEVDNLALPDDVQTRIAQVHGQREAASQDFFARVAEKFRAQQDLIAGLPQYRDSVLALLDKLNFNGAATAIEVGPGDGAFLPELARRFGTVTALDNSPAMLELARQVCEREQLANVSLQLADALNGTSLQADCVVLNMVLHHFAAPAEALKHMAGLLQPGGSLLVTELCSHNQSWAREACGDLWLGFEQDDLARWATAAGLVPGDSLYVGLRNGFQIQVRHFQRPAGDTHHR, encoded by the coding sequence ATGAACTTACGCGTGCCTTCCATTCGCCATGACGACTGCGACGAGCTGGCGGCCCTGTGCAAGGCCGGTGGCGACCCGCTGCGCCTGAATGTATTGCGCGCGCTGGCCAACGATTCGTTCGGTGTACTGGAACTGGCGCAGATTTTTGGCATCGGTCAGTCCGGCATGAGCCACCACCTCAAGGTGCTGGCCCAGGCCGATCTGGTGGCGACTCGGCGCGAAGGCAACGCGATTTTCTATCGCCGCGCCCTGCCCCACACCGAATTGCTGGGTGGCAAGTTGCACGCGGCACTGTTAGAAGAAGTCGACAATCTGGCGCTGCCGGACGACGTGCAGACCCGCATCGCCCAGGTACACGGACAACGTGAGGCGGCCAGCCAGGACTTTTTCGCCCGGGTTGCAGAGAAATTTCGCGCCCAGCAAGACTTGATCGCAGGCCTGCCGCAGTACCGTGACAGCGTGCTGGCCCTGCTCGATAAACTGAACTTCAATGGTGCTGCCACGGCCATTGAAGTCGGCCCCGGCGATGGTGCTTTTCTGCCGGAACTGGCCCGCCGCTTCGGCACCGTAACCGCGCTGGACAACAGCCCGGCGATGCTCGAACTGGCGCGGCAGGTATGTGAACGTGAACAGCTGGCTAACGTCAGCCTGCAATTGGCCGATGCATTGAATGGCACCAGCCTTCAGGCCGACTGCGTGGTACTGAACATGGTGTTGCACCATTTCGCCGCACCGGCCGAAGCGCTCAAGCACATGGCCGGCCTGCTGCAACCGGGCGGTAGCCTGCTCGTGACAGAGTTATGTAGCCACAACCAGAGTTGGGCCAGGGAGGCCTGCGGTGATCTGTGGTTGGGGTTTGAACAGGACGATTTGGCCCGTTGGGCCACCGCTGCGGGACTCGTTCCCGGGGACAGCCTCTATGTAGGCTTACGTAATGGTTTCCAGATCCAGGTTCGCCACTTTCAGCGACCGGCTGGCGACACTCACCATCGGTAA
- the metK gene encoding methionine adenosyltransferase — protein MSEYSLFTSESVSEGHPDKIADQISDAVLDAIIAEDKFARVACETLVKTGVAIIAGEVTTSAWVDLEEIVRNVILDIGYNSSDVGFDGATCGVMNIIGKQSPDINQGVDRAKPEDQGAGDQGLMFGYASNETDVLMPAPITFSHQLVQRQAEARKSGLLPWLRPDAKSQVTCRYEGGKVVGIDAVVLSTQHNPEVSYKDLREGVMELIVKHVLPAELLSKDTQFHINPTGQFIIGGPVGDCGLTGRKIIVDSYGGMARHGGGAFSGKDPSKVDRSAAYAGRYVAKNIVAAGLAERCEIQVSYAIGVAQPTSISLNTFGTGKISDDKIIKLVREVFDLRPYAITTMLDLLHPMYQETAAYGHFGRAPQTKTVGEDTFTTFTWEKTDRADALRSAAGL, from the coding sequence ATGAGCGAATACTCCCTCTTCACCTCCGAGTCCGTGTCTGAAGGACATCCGGACAAAATCGCCGACCAGATTTCCGATGCGGTGCTGGACGCCATTATTGCTGAAGACAAGTTCGCCCGTGTGGCGTGCGAGACTCTGGTAAAGACCGGCGTTGCAATCATTGCCGGTGAAGTGACCACGTCGGCCTGGGTCGATCTGGAAGAAATCGTGCGTAACGTCATTCTTGACATCGGCTACAACAGCTCCGATGTCGGCTTCGACGGCGCAACTTGCGGTGTGATGAACATCATCGGCAAGCAGTCCCCTGACATCAACCAGGGTGTTGACCGTGCCAAGCCTGAAGATCAGGGCGCCGGCGACCAGGGCCTGATGTTCGGCTACGCCAGCAACGAAACCGACGTTTTGATGCCAGCGCCAATTACCTTCTCGCACCAGCTGGTGCAGCGCCAGGCCGAAGCCCGTAAATCGGGTCTGCTGCCTTGGCTGCGCCCGGATGCCAAGTCGCAAGTGACTTGCCGCTACGAAGGCGGCAAGGTTGTCGGTATCGACGCTGTTGTTCTGTCGACCCAGCACAACCCTGAAGTGTCGTACAAAGACCTGCGCGAAGGCGTGATGGAGCTGATCGTCAAGCACGTACTGCCTGCCGAACTGCTGAGCAAGGACACCCAGTTCCACATCAACCCGACCGGCCAGTTCATCATTGGCGGCCCGGTAGGTGACTGCGGTCTGACCGGTCGCAAGATCATCGTCGACAGCTACGGCGGCATGGCCCGTCACGGCGGCGGCGCGTTCTCCGGCAAAGATCCATCGAAGGTTGACCGTTCGGCTGCCTACGCTGGCCGCTATGTTGCCAAGAACATCGTCGCCGCCGGCCTGGCCGAGCGTTGCGAGATCCAGGTGTCCTACGCGATCGGTGTCGCTCAGCCGACCTCGATCTCGCTGAACACCTTCGGCACTGGCAAGATCAGCGATGACAAGATCATCAAACTGGTGCGTGAAGTGTTCGACCTGCGTCCGTACGCAATCACCACCATGCTGGATCTGCTGCACCCGATGTACCAGGAAACTGCAGCCTACGGCCACTTCGGTCGTGCTCCGCAGACCAAGACTGTTGGCGAAGACACCTTCACCACCTTCACCTGGGAAAAAACCGACCGCGCCGACGCTCTGCGTTCCGCTGCTGGTCTGTAA
- the ligB gene encoding NAD-dependent DNA ligase LigB — translation MLATLRLFSVVLLSFIHLIAYAACPDWPAATAQNEITALQKQIDQWDDAYHREGRSLIADDLYDQARLRLNEWRQCFQQPAAPQPLRSASGPIAHPVAHTGLDKLHEAAAVQAWLQDRRDVWVQPKVDGVAVTLIYRRGLLQQAISRGDGISGQDWTASAQKIAAIPQQLTQPLDLLVQGELYWRLTQHVQARAGSVNARATVAGLMSRKTLSAEQAAGIGLFVWDWPRGPASLPERIATLATLGFATTAPFSQAIANLEDAQKWREHWYRSPLPFASDGIVLRQSQRPPAERWQASAPYWAVAWKYPFARALAEVRKVNFKVGRTGRITPVLELTPVMLDDREIKRVSAGSLKRWQTQDIRPGDQVAISLAGLTIPRLDSVVLRTTERAAIDIPDASDFHALSCWQPTPGCESQFLARLTWLSGKQGLAMPHVGKGTWEKLLETGRLNNLLDWLTLDEPELANIAGFGERSSARLIHSFHSARQRPFTQWLKALGLPPTGAAQLADSWQSLAQRNTEQWQAEAGIGPGRAAQLSAFFRDPQVLALSEQLHAAGIDGF, via the coding sequence ATGCTTGCCACGCTGCGCCTGTTTTCAGTTGTTCTGCTGAGTTTCATCCACCTGATCGCTTACGCCGCCTGCCCCGACTGGCCTGCCGCCACCGCGCAAAACGAAATCACCGCCCTGCAAAAACAGATCGACCAATGGGACGACGCCTATCACCGCGAAGGCCGCTCGCTGATTGCCGACGACCTCTATGATCAAGCCCGCTTGCGGCTCAACGAGTGGCGACAGTGTTTCCAGCAGCCAGCAGCGCCCCAACCTTTGCGCAGCGCATCGGGCCCCATCGCGCATCCAGTTGCACACACAGGTCTGGATAAACTTCATGAGGCAGCGGCGGTTCAAGCCTGGCTCCAGGACCGCCGGGACGTCTGGGTCCAACCCAAGGTCGATGGCGTGGCGGTGACGCTGATCTACCGTCGTGGCCTGTTGCAGCAAGCGATCAGTCGCGGTGACGGTATCAGCGGCCAGGACTGGACGGCGTCAGCGCAAAAGATCGCCGCCATTCCTCAACAACTGACGCAGCCCCTTGATCTGCTGGTGCAGGGCGAACTCTACTGGCGTCTGACTCAACATGTGCAGGCCCGCGCCGGCAGCGTCAATGCCCGCGCCACGGTTGCCGGACTGATGAGCCGGAAAACCCTGAGCGCCGAGCAGGCGGCCGGGATCGGTCTGTTCGTCTGGGATTGGCCACGGGGGCCGGCGAGTCTGCCCGAAAGAATAGCGACGCTGGCGACATTGGGTTTCGCCACGACAGCACCGTTCAGTCAGGCCATCGCCAACCTTGAGGACGCACAAAAGTGGCGTGAGCACTGGTATCGATCACCGCTGCCATTCGCCAGCGACGGCATTGTCCTGCGCCAAAGCCAGCGCCCACCGGCCGAGCGCTGGCAGGCGAGCGCGCCCTACTGGGCGGTGGCCTGGAAATACCCGTTTGCCCGGGCGCTGGCCGAGGTGCGCAAAGTGAATTTCAAGGTCGGCCGCACCGGCCGCATCACACCGGTGCTGGAGCTGACGCCGGTCATGCTCGATGACCGGGAGATCAAACGGGTCAGCGCCGGTTCGCTCAAGCGCTGGCAGACGCAGGACATCCGTCCCGGTGACCAGGTGGCAATCAGCCTGGCCGGGCTGACGATTCCACGGCTCGACAGCGTAGTACTGCGTACGACCGAGCGGGCCGCCATCGACATCCCCGACGCCAGTGATTTCCACGCCTTGAGTTGCTGGCAACCGACACCCGGCTGCGAAAGCCAGTTTCTCGCGCGCCTGACCTGGCTCAGCGGCAAACAAGGGCTGGCGATGCCCCATGTGGGCAAAGGCACTTGGGAGAAACTTCTGGAAACAGGCCGCCTGAACAACCTGCTGGATTGGTTGACCCTCGATGAGCCAGAGCTTGCTAACATTGCCGGCTTCGGCGAACGCAGCAGTGCGCGCCTGATACACAGTTTTCACAGCGCCCGCCAAAGACCGTTCACGCAGTGGCTCAAAGCGTTGGGCCTGCCGCCGACCGGTGCCGCCCAATTGGCTGATTCATGGCAGTCGCTGGCACAACGAAATACCGAACAATGGCAGGCTGAAGCCGGAATCGGCCCCGGACGCGCGGCGCAATTGAGTGCATTCTTTCGCGATCCGCAGGTGCTGGCCCTCAGCGAACAATTACACGCCGCCGGAATCGACGGTTTCTGA
- a CDS encoding DUF1090 domain-containing protein, which produces MKLLSPLALLTLCAVMAAPVMADEDAPGLTGCAAKKQGIINQIEQARSRGNADQQAGLQTALDEVTKNCTDAGLKKERENKVLDAKHEVSKRQADLDKAMKKGDPEKINKRKDKLAESRKELQDALDEIDK; this is translated from the coding sequence ATGAAACTTCTTTCACCGCTCGCCCTGCTGACACTTTGCGCCGTCATGGCCGCCCCCGTGATGGCCGACGAAGACGCCCCGGGCCTGACCGGTTGCGCCGCCAAGAAGCAGGGCATCATCAACCAGATCGAACAGGCCAGGTCCCGCGGCAACGCCGATCAACAAGCCGGTCTGCAAACGGCACTGGATGAAGTGACGAAAAACTGCACCGACGCCGGCCTGAAGAAAGAACGCGAGAACAAGGTGCTGGATGCCAAGCACGAAGTCAGCAAGCGTCAGGCCGATCTCGACAAGGCGATGAAAAAAGGCGATCCGGAGAAGATCAACAAACGCAAAGACAAACTGGCCGAGTCGCGCAAAGAGTTGCAGGACGCGCTGGACGAAATCGACAAGTAA